One segment of Panthera leo isolate Ple1 chromosome A3, P.leo_Ple1_pat1.1, whole genome shotgun sequence DNA contains the following:
- the NAPB gene encoding beta-soluble NSF attachment protein isoform X4 encodes MGCNFPVWLLLPLPPPPQHLNGNRQDGIAALQFTSGTCHGSDHISSVEHGRGNTKIEEACEMYTRAANMFKMAKNWSAAGNAFCQAAKLHMQLQSKHDSATSFVDAGNAYKKADPQEAINCLNAAIDIYTDMGRFTIAAKHHITIAEIYETELVDIEKAIAHYEQSADYYKGEESNSSANKCLLKVAAYAAQLEQYQKAIEIYEQVGANTMDNPLLKYSAKDYFFKAALCHFIVDELNAKLALEKYEEMFPAFTDSRECKLLKKLLEAHEEQNSEAYTEAVKEFDSISRLDQWLTTMLLRIKKSIQGDGEGDGDLK; translated from the exons ATGGGATGTAATTTCCCAGTCTggcttcttctccctctccccccacctccccagcatcTGAATGGGAACAGACAGGATGGGATTGCAGCTCTGCAGTTCACTAGTGGGACATGTCATGGCTCTGACCACATCTCTTCAGTGGAACATGGAAG aggaaacacaaaaatagaagaggCTTGTGAAATGTATACCAGAGCTGCAAATATGTTCAAGATGGCAAAAAATTGGAGTG CTGCAGGAAATGCATTTTGTCAGGCAGCCAAGCTCCACATGCAGCTTCAGAGCAAGCATGATTCTGCCACCAGCTTTGTGGATGCTGGGAATGCTTACAAAAAGGCAGACCCTCAAG AGGCTATCAACTGCTTAAATGCAGCCATCGACATTTACACAGACATG GGAAGGTTTACGATTGCAGCCAAGCACCACATCACCATTGCAGAGATCTATGAGACTGAACTCGTGGACATCGAGAAG GCTATCGCACATTATGAACAATCAGCTGATTATTACAAAGGGGAAGAATCCAACAG TTCAGCTAACAAGTGTCTGCTGAAAGTGGCAGCGTATGCCGCCCAGCTGGAGCAGTACCAGAAAGCCATCGAGATCTACGAGCAG GTTGGGGCAAACACTATGGATAATCCTTTGTTGAAGTACAGTGCAAAGGACTACTTCTTTAAAGCGGCCCTCTGTCACTTCATAGTAGATGAGCTGAATGCCAAG cttGCTCTTGAGAAGTATGAGGAAATGTTTCCAGCCTTTACTGATTCAAGAGAATGTAAGTTATTGAAA AAACTTCTAGAAGCTCATGAAGAACAGAACAGTGAAGCTTACACTGAAGCA GTGAAGGAATTTGACTCAATATCTCGCTTGGATCAGTGGCTTACGACCATGTTGCTTCGTATCAAAAAGTCCATCCAAGGGGATGGAGAAGGAGACGGGGACCTAAAGTGA
- the NAPB gene encoding beta-soluble NSF attachment protein isoform X2, which produces MTLGQPLTSRGNTKIEEACEMYTRAANMFKMAKNWSAAGNAFCQAAKLHMQLQSKHDSATSFVDAGNAYKKADPQEAINCLNAAIDIYTDMGRFTIAAKHHITIAEIYETELVDIEKAIAHYEQSADYYKGEESNSSANKCLLKVAAYAAQLEQYQKAIEIYEQVGANTMDNPLLKYSAKDYFFKAALCHFIVDELNAKLALEKYEEMFPAFTDSRECKLLKKLLEAHEEQNSEAYTEAVKEFDSISRLDQWLTTMLLRIKKSIQGDGEGDGDLK; this is translated from the exons ATGACCTTGGGCCAGCCATTGACTTCCAG aggaaacacaaaaatagaagaggCTTGTGAAATGTATACCAGAGCTGCAAATATGTTCAAGATGGCAAAAAATTGGAGTG CTGCAGGAAATGCATTTTGTCAGGCAGCCAAGCTCCACATGCAGCTTCAGAGCAAGCATGATTCTGCCACCAGCTTTGTGGATGCTGGGAATGCTTACAAAAAGGCAGACCCTCAAG AGGCTATCAACTGCTTAAATGCAGCCATCGACATTTACACAGACATG GGAAGGTTTACGATTGCAGCCAAGCACCACATCACCATTGCAGAGATCTATGAGACTGAACTCGTGGACATCGAGAAG GCTATCGCACATTATGAACAATCAGCTGATTATTACAAAGGGGAAGAATCCAACAG TTCAGCTAACAAGTGTCTGCTGAAAGTGGCAGCGTATGCCGCCCAGCTGGAGCAGTACCAGAAAGCCATCGAGATCTACGAGCAG GTTGGGGCAAACACTATGGATAATCCTTTGTTGAAGTACAGTGCAAAGGACTACTTCTTTAAAGCGGCCCTCTGTCACTTCATAGTAGATGAGCTGAATGCCAAG cttGCTCTTGAGAAGTATGAGGAAATGTTTCCAGCCTTTACTGATTCAAGAGAATGTAAGTTATTGAAA AAACTTCTAGAAGCTCATGAAGAACAGAACAGTGAAGCTTACACTGAAGCA GTGAAGGAATTTGACTCAATATCTCGCTTGGATCAGTGGCTTACGACCATGTTGCTTCGTATCAAAAAGTCCATCCAAGGGGATGGAGAAGGAGACGGGGACCTAAAGTGA
- the NAPB gene encoding beta-soluble NSF attachment protein isoform X3, whose product MILPPALWMLGMLTKRQTLKGRFTIAAKHHITIAEIYETELVDIEKAIAHYEQSADYYKGEESNSSANKCLLKVAAYAAQLEQYQKAIEIYEQVGANTMDNPLLKYSAKDYFFKAALCHFIVDELNAKLALEKYEEMFPAFTDSRECKLLKKLLEAHEEQNSEAYTEAVKEFDSISRLDQWLTTMLLRIKKSIQGDGEGDGDLK is encoded by the exons ATGATTCTGCCACCAGCTTTGTGGATGCTGGGAATGCTTACAAAAAGGCAGACCCTCAAG GGAAGGTTTACGATTGCAGCCAAGCACCACATCACCATTGCAGAGATCTATGAGACTGAACTCGTGGACATCGAGAAG GCTATCGCACATTATGAACAATCAGCTGATTATTACAAAGGGGAAGAATCCAACAG TTCAGCTAACAAGTGTCTGCTGAAAGTGGCAGCGTATGCCGCCCAGCTGGAGCAGTACCAGAAAGCCATCGAGATCTACGAGCAG GTTGGGGCAAACACTATGGATAATCCTTTGTTGAAGTACAGTGCAAAGGACTACTTCTTTAAAGCGGCCCTCTGTCACTTCATAGTAGATGAGCTGAATGCCAAG cttGCTCTTGAGAAGTATGAGGAAATGTTTCCAGCCTTTACTGATTCAAGAGAATGTAAGTTATTGAAA AAACTTCTAGAAGCTCATGAAGAACAGAACAGTGAAGCTTACACTGAAGCA GTGAAGGAATTTGACTCAATATCTCGCTTGGATCAGTGGCTTACGACCATGTTGCTTCGTATCAAAAAGTCCATCCAAGGGGATGGAGAAGGAGACGGGGACCTAAAGTGA